The proteins below come from a single Arthrobacter sp. B1I2 genomic window:
- a CDS encoding ABC transporter permease: MTNLNAVDPAAVAQDAHLENADVVIGKSTIIFRRFLRNKTAVAGLAVFLALTVFSFVGGFLTQWDKETIDPFNIGMPPSAEHFLGTSQAGIDLYAMTVEGTRISILIGLVVGLVSVLVAAVYGCTMAYFGGKVDKVMLFVLEALIMMPALLVVAVATSGGGAGLKRNLPSWLLLIIVLLVFSWMGTARLIRSMSMSLMQRDFVKAAQYMGVPPRRIVWRHLVPNIGSLLILDITRGVTAAILAEVAFSFIGIGIKVPDVSLGVLIGGATSQVQTFPWMFWVPLTVMFLLTGSLAMMNDGLRDAFDPSSSSTGKAKKAKAKARKIPAEKKMA, encoded by the coding sequence GTGACCAACCTGAACGCCGTTGACCCGGCAGCTGTAGCGCAGGACGCGCACCTGGAAAACGCCGACGTCGTCATCGGCAAATCCACCATCATCTTCCGCCGCTTCCTGCGCAACAAGACCGCCGTCGCGGGCCTGGCCGTCTTCCTGGCCCTGACTGTTTTCTCGTTCGTCGGCGGTTTCCTCACCCAGTGGGACAAGGAAACCATCGACCCCTTCAACATCGGGATGCCGCCGTCGGCGGAGCACTTCCTGGGCACGTCCCAGGCCGGAATCGACCTCTATGCCATGACCGTGGAGGGCACCAGGATCTCCATCCTGATCGGCCTGGTGGTGGGCTTGGTATCGGTCCTGGTCGCCGCCGTCTACGGCTGCACCATGGCCTACTTCGGCGGCAAGGTGGACAAGGTCATGTTGTTCGTCCTGGAGGCGCTGATCATGATGCCGGCGCTCCTGGTGGTGGCCGTCGCAACCAGCGGCGGAGGCGCAGGGCTTAAACGCAACCTTCCCTCGTGGCTGCTGCTCATCATCGTCCTGCTGGTGTTCAGCTGGATGGGAACGGCCCGCCTGATCCGCTCCATGTCCATGTCCCTCATGCAGCGTGACTTCGTCAAGGCGGCCCAGTACATGGGGGTGCCGCCGCGCCGTATCGTGTGGCGGCACCTGGTGCCAAACATCGGCTCGCTGCTGATCCTGGACATCACCCGCGGTGTCACGGCAGCCATCCTCGCCGAGGTGGCGTTTTCCTTCATCGGCATCGGCATCAAGGTCCCGGATGTGAGCCTCGGCGTGCTGATCGGCGGTGCCACGTCCCAGGTGCAGACCTTCCCGTGGATGTTCTGGGTGCCGCTTACCGTGATGTTCCTGCTGACCGGATCCCTGGCCATGATGAACGACGGCCTGCGTGACGCTTTTGACCCCAGCTCCAGTTCCACCGGCAAGGCCAAGAAGGCCAAGGCCAAGGCCCGGAAAATCCCCGCGGAAAAGAAGATGGCATGA
- a CDS encoding dipeptide ABC transporter ATP-binding protein, whose amino-acid sequence MSSEITTGAMDSARSDVERLHVAGLHAPTDAVLSVRDLNVRFDSENGVVHAVRGVDFDLMPGKTLGIVGESGSGKSVTSLAIMGLLPPAAQVSGSVRLKGRELLGLSDKAMCEYRGNDIAMVFQDPLSSLTPVFTVGTQIVEALTIHNPTMSRAAKEARAVELLAMVGIPSPKERLKAFPHEFSGGMRQRVMIAIAIANNPRVLIADEPTTALDVTIQAQVLEVLHAAQEETGAAVVMITHDLGVVAGMADDIMVMYAGKPVETGAVDDIYYNPRMPYTMGLLGAVPRVDVAEKSSLVPIEGMPPNLIHAPTGCSFAPRCPLASDACLDGEPALAPVNGGALHRAACIKSDSLGRTVDVHDVFAAPPVAVSRFDAIPRTERPAVLRLTDVRKHFPLTRGALIKRRIGTVKAVDGLSFDIREGECFSIVGESGSGKTTTLLEIMEFHPDQDGEVVIGGLSNKQAADAKTKAKMRRELQMVFQDPTGALDPRFTVYEVLAEPLQNAGMDRVAIKKRIMELMKLVGLQPDHVNRFPNQFSGGQRQRIGIARALAVNPKLVVLDEPVSALDVSVQAGVINLLDHLRAELGLSYLLVAHDLSVVRHISNRVAVMYLGKIVEIGAVDRVFDNPRHPYTRALLSAIPVPDPQLERTRERIILQGDLPSPLQAPKGCNFATRCPVFAALPPAKQEKCLTLEPPLEAAASAADQQFACFFPDGELDEDMLVVHEPADHHAP is encoded by the coding sequence ATGAGCAGCGAAATCACCACCGGAGCCATGGACTCGGCGCGCTCGGACGTGGAGCGCCTGCACGTGGCAGGACTGCACGCCCCTACCGACGCAGTCCTCTCGGTCCGTGACCTGAATGTCCGCTTCGACTCTGAGAACGGCGTGGTCCACGCGGTCAGGGGTGTCGACTTCGACCTGATGCCCGGCAAGACGCTGGGAATCGTGGGTGAATCGGGTTCCGGCAAATCGGTCACGTCCCTTGCCATCATGGGACTTCTCCCGCCCGCGGCCCAGGTCTCCGGTTCCGTCCGGCTCAAGGGCCGGGAACTGCTGGGACTGAGCGACAAGGCCATGTGCGAGTACCGCGGGAACGACATTGCCATGGTCTTCCAGGACCCGCTCTCCTCCCTCACACCCGTGTTCACGGTGGGCACCCAGATCGTCGAGGCGCTGACCATCCACAACCCCACCATGAGCCGGGCAGCCAAGGAAGCGCGCGCCGTCGAACTTCTGGCCATGGTGGGAATCCCCAGCCCCAAGGAACGGCTGAAAGCCTTCCCGCACGAGTTCTCCGGCGGCATGCGGCAGCGCGTCATGATCGCCATTGCCATCGCGAACAACCCGCGCGTCCTGATCGCGGATGAGCCGACGACGGCCCTGGACGTCACCATCCAGGCCCAGGTCCTCGAGGTGCTCCACGCGGCACAGGAGGAGACCGGTGCCGCCGTCGTGATGATCACGCACGATCTCGGCGTCGTGGCCGGGATGGCGGACGACATCATGGTCATGTACGCGGGAAAGCCCGTGGAAACCGGCGCCGTGGACGACATCTACTACAACCCGCGGATGCCGTACACCATGGGCCTGCTCGGCGCTGTGCCCCGCGTGGATGTGGCGGAGAAATCCTCACTCGTTCCCATCGAGGGAATGCCGCCCAACCTGATCCACGCCCCCACCGGGTGCTCGTTCGCCCCCCGCTGCCCCCTGGCCTCGGACGCATGCCTTGACGGCGAGCCCGCCCTGGCCCCTGTCAACGGCGGGGCGCTGCACCGGGCGGCCTGCATCAAGTCCGATTCGTTGGGCCGAACGGTGGATGTCCACGACGTGTTCGCCGCCCCGCCGGTGGCAGTGTCCCGCTTCGATGCGATCCCCCGTACTGAACGGCCCGCCGTGCTGCGGCTCACGGACGTGCGGAAGCATTTCCCGCTGACCCGGGGAGCCCTGATCAAGCGCAGGATCGGCACCGTAAAGGCCGTGGACGGCCTGAGCTTCGACATCCGCGAAGGTGAATGCTTCTCCATCGTGGGGGAGTCGGGATCGGGAAAGACCACCACTCTCCTGGAAATCATGGAGTTCCACCCGGACCAGGACGGCGAGGTGGTGATCGGGGGCCTCAGCAACAAGCAGGCGGCGGACGCGAAGACCAAAGCCAAGATGCGCCGCGAGCTCCAAATGGTGTTCCAGGACCCCACCGGCGCCCTGGATCCCCGGTTCACGGTATACGAAGTCCTGGCCGAGCCCTTGCAGAACGCGGGTATGGACCGGGTGGCCATCAAGAAGCGGATCATGGAGCTGATGAAGCTCGTGGGCCTGCAGCCGGACCACGTCAACCGGTTCCCCAACCAGTTCTCCGGTGGGCAGCGGCAGCGGATCGGGATCGCCCGCGCGCTGGCCGTGAACCCCAAGCTGGTGGTCCTGGACGAACCCGTCTCCGCCCTCGACGTTTCAGTCCAGGCCGGGGTGATTAACCTCCTGGACCACCTTCGCGCGGAACTTGGCCTGAGCTACCTGCTGGTGGCGCACGATCTGTCCGTGGTGCGCCACATCTCCAACCGGGTGGCGGTCATGTACCTGGGCAAGATTGTGGAGATCGGCGCCGTGGACCGGGTGTTCGACAACCCCCGGCACCCGTACACCCGTGCGCTGCTCTCCGCCATCCCCGTGCCGGACCCGCAACTGGAACGCACCCGCGAACGGATCATTCTCCAGGGCGACCTGCCCTCGCCGCTGCAAGCCCCCAAAGGCTGCAACTTCGCCACCCGCTGTCCTGTCTTCGCGGCGCTGCCGCCGGCCAAGCAGGAAAAATGCCTCACCCTGGAACCGCCCCTGGAAGCCGCGGCCTCCGCGGCGGACCAGCAGTTCGCCTGCTTTTTCCCCGACGGCGAACTGGATGAGGACATGCTGGTGGTCCACGAACCGGCGGACCACCATGCGCCCTAA